A single genomic interval of Zingiber officinale cultivar Zhangliang chromosome 4A, Zo_v1.1, whole genome shotgun sequence harbors:
- the LOC121970007 gene encoding annexin D4-like — MAEEFEALTRAFSGLGGLGVDESSLVTAISKWRKQPEKRGGFRSASHFFDSKGSFDRCEDTFIRAIEEEFSRFKDVMVEWAMHPWERDARWIHLVLHKDYPISVIVEIASTRSSDELLGVRKAYHALYHHSIEEEVAYRVKENYSGLLVGLVSAYRYEGSRVDHEMAKSEAKILGNSIKNASKKDPVEDQEVIRILTTRSKAHISLTFKHYKEMFGKSIDKDLVDESCLHEAAQCLESAPKYFSKVIDKAFEGAHKTGKDALARVIVSRADVDMEEIKKAYQEQYNAKLEDMIVKNTHGNYREALLSLVQN, encoded by the exons ATGGCAGAGGAGTTTGAAGCGCTCACCAGAGCTTTCTCCG GTCTCGGTGGTTTGGGGGTGGATGAGAGCTCGTTGGTCACTGCGATATCCAAATGGCGCAAGCAGCCGGAGAAACGGGGAGGCTTCAGGAGTGCCTCCCACTTCTTCGACTCCAAAGGAAGCTTTGACCGATGCGAAGACACTTTCATCCGAGCCATCGAGGAAGAATTCTCACGTTTCAAG GATGTCATGGTGGAATGGGCAATGCATCCATGGGAAAGGGATGCACGATGGATTCACCTAGTCCTCCACAAGGATTATCCAATCAGTGTGATAGTTGAGATTGCTAGTACcaggtcttccgatgagcttctTGGAGTAAGGAAGGCCTACCATGCTCTTTATCACCATTCTATAGAGGAAGAAGTCGCTTACCGTGTGAAGGAAAACTACTCTGGA CTTCTAGTTGGACTTGTAAGCGCATACAGATACGAAGGTTCTCGAGTTGATCATGAGATGGCAAAGTCCGAGGCCAAGATACTCGGAAACTCAATCAAGAATGCAAGCAAAAAGGACCCTGTAGAGGATCAGGAGGTCATTAGGATACTAACAACAAGAAGCAAAGCACATATCTCCCTTACTTTCAAGCACTACAAGGAAATGTTTGGCAAGTCCATTGATAAG GACTTAGTTGATGAATCATGCCTACATGAAGCAGCGCAGTGCTTGGAATCAGCTCCAAAGTATTTTAGCAAG GTAATTGACAAGGCTTTCGAAGGAGCACATAAGACTGGGAAAGATGCACTTGCAAGAGTGATTGTAAGTCGAGCTGATGTGGACATGGAAGAGATAAAAAAAGCTTATCAAGAGCAATACAATGCCAAACTGGAAGACATGATAGTAAAGAATACCCATGGCAACTACCGGGAAGCATTGCTTTCCTTGGTACAAAACTGA